Within Schumannella luteola, the genomic segment ACGTGCTGACCGGATCCCGCCTGCCTCGACTGCTCGCGGGTGTCGCCGTCGGCGTCGCGCTCGGCGTCGCGGGCGCGCTGCTGCAGTCGGTCACGCGCAACCCGCTCGCCTCGCCCGACACTCTCGCGGTCACGGCCGGCTCGTACTTCGCGGTGTCGGCCGTCGCAGCGTTCGGCATCAGCATCCCGCTCTGGGCGTCGGGCGGGGTCGCGTTCATCGGCGGGCTGCTCGCAGCGGCGCTCGTGCTGTCGATCGCGGGGGCGGGCGCGGCGACGGCGACGACCCGGCTCATCCTCGCCGGCTCGGCGATGGCGATGGCGCTGGACGCCGCCAGCGCGGTGCTGCTGATCCTGTTCAAGGAGAGCACGACGGGTCTGTTCGCGTGGGGGAGCGGCTCGCTCGCGCAGCTCAACCTCGATGCCTCGCTGCGTGCGGTGCCGCTGATCGTCGCGGTCGTCGCGGTCGGCATCCTGCTCGCGCGCCGGCTCGACCTGCTCACGCTCGGCGATGACGCGGCGGCCTCGCTCGGGGTGCCGGTGCGCTCGACGCGGGTGATCGCGGTCGTCGGCGCGGTGCTGCTGACCAGCACCTCGGTCACGGTCGCGGGCCCGATCGCCTTCGTCGGGCTCGCGGCGCCGGTCGTGGCCCGCCTGCTCGCGGGGCGCATCCGCTCGCTCAACCGGCACGTGCTGTTCCTGCCGGTGTCGGGTCTGCTCGGGGCCCTGCTGATCCTGCTGGCGGATGCGGTGGTGCGGGCGATTCTCGGATCCGAGGGCGCGACGGTGGTGCCGACGGGTGTGCCGACGGCACTTCTCGGCGCGGTCGTGATCGTGCTGCTGGCGCTGCGCATCCGGGCCGCGTCGGCCGCGCGCACCCCGCCCCAAGCGAAGCTGCGGGCGCGCACGCGTCGGCGCTTCGTCGTGATCCTCGTCGGGGCGATCGTGCTGGCCGTCGCCGCGCTCGTGCTCGGCGTGCTCGCCGGCAGCCTGTGGCTCAAGCTCGGCGATGTCGCGCTCTGGCTGCAGGGGGTCGCGCCCGACCTGATCGGTCACGCCCTCGACGAGCGGGTGCCGCGGGTGCTCGCGGCGCTGCTCGCCGGCGCCGGACTCGCGCTCGCCGGAACCGTCGTGCAGAGCACGGTGCGCAACCCGCTGGCCGAACCGGGAGTGCTCGGCATCAGCGCGGGCGCGGGCCTCGGCGCGGTCATCGTGGTGACGGCGCTCGGCGGAAGCCGCCCGCTGCTCGTGCTCTTCGCCGTCGTGATCGGCCTCGCGACCTTCGCCGCCGTCGCGCTGCTCTCAGCGCGGGGCGGGCTGCAGCCCGAGCGCTTCGTGCTCGTCGGCATCGGGTTCGGCTACGGCCTGAGCGCGCTGACGACGTTCCTGCTGCTGCGATCCGACCCGTGGAACACGCCGCGCATCCTCACCTGGCTGTCGGGCACCACCTACGGGCGCGAGTTCGTCGACGTGCTGCCGATCGCGATCGGGCTGGTGCTCGCGATCCCGCTCGTGTTCGGCCTGCGCCGCCGACTGGATCTGGTCGCGATCGATGACGACACTCCGCGACTCATGGGCGTGCAGGTCGGGCGCACACGATTGCTGCTGCTCACGGTCGCGGCACTGCTGGCGACGCTCAGCGTCGTCGCGGTCGGCGTCGTCGGCTTCGTCGGGCTCGTGGCCCCGCACCTCGCTCGGGCGCTCGTCGGCGCGCGGCACGGGCGCATCATCCCCGTGTCGCTGCTGTTCGGGGCCCTGCTCGTGTGTCTCGCCGACACGCTCGGGCGCACCGTGATCGCGCCGTCGCAGATCCCCGCGGGGCTCGTGATCGCGCTGATCGGGGCGCCGTACTTCGTCTGGCTGCTGCGGCGCACGCGCGCTTGAGGTCGCGGTCGCGACGCGTGCGCGGCGTCAGCTGCCGGCCAGGAACTCCCGGATGAGCGTCTCGACCAGCGCGGGCCGGTCGGCGACGAGGTCATGACTCGACCCGGGCACGATCGCGAGCTGCGCATCTGGGATCGACGCCGCGATGAGCAGACTGTGATCGACCCGCACCGAGTCGCGGTCGGCCGAGAGGATGAGCGTGCGCGCCGTGATCGCGGCGAGCGAGGCCGTGTCGATGCGCGGCTGCTCGGTCCAGAGCTCGACGAGCTTCGCCATGACGGCGTCGCCGTGCGCGGGGCCGTCGGGGGAGAGCCGGTCGTAGTGCATCCGCTCGAGGTCGGGCTTCGGCGC encodes:
- a CDS encoding iron ABC transporter permease, producing the protein MSSTFERDAPSDTESEGASARPDAAGSVIAASSVGPRLGLRGGSIGAFVLIGLAVAVVVVGAWHLTQGTSGIGPLDLLRLTTGAKETVGGVPVEDVLTGSRLPRLLAGVAVGVALGVAGALLQSVTRNPLASPDTLAVTAGSYFAVSAVAAFGISIPLWASGGVAFIGGLLAAALVLSIAGAGAATATTRLILAGSAMAMALDAASAVLLILFKESTTGLFAWGSGSLAQLNLDASLRAVPLIVAVVAVGILLARRLDLLTLGDDAAASLGVPVRSTRVIAVVGAVLLTSTSVTVAGPIAFVGLAAPVVARLLAGRIRSLNRHVLFLPVSGLLGALLILLADAVVRAILGSEGATVVPTGVPTALLGAVVIVLLALRIRAASAARTPPQAKLRARTRRRFVVILVGAIVLAVAALVLGVLAGSLWLKLGDVALWLQGVAPDLIGHALDERVPRVLAALLAGAGLALAGTVVQSTVRNPLAEPGVLGISAGAGLGAVIVVTALGGSRPLLVLFAVVIGLATFAAVALLSARGGLQPERFVLVGIGFGYGLSALTTFLLLRSDPWNTPRILTWLSGTTYGREFVDVLPIAIGLVLAIPLVFGLRRRLDLVAIDDDTPRLMGVQVGRTRLLLLTVAALLATLSVVAVGVVGFVGLVAPHLARALVGARHGRIIPVSLLFGALLVCLADTLGRTVIAPSQIPAGLVIALIGAPYFVWLLRRTRA